Proteins from a genomic interval of Nostoc sp. TCL240-02:
- a CDS encoding MFS transporter, with translation MFQSTEIMLGLYKPLLWLAQVPVDPSNVTPAQASVLTSGPRFFVALISGVILAFAFQLVLTNLSLAAGISYLGHSSDSDSDSGEAGSLGGSIRKIGTAVGIWTLVTVTIALLIACFLAVKLSLVILDPGLGAILGLVIWGAYFLLLVWVSSTTVGSLIGSVVNTATSGFQAIMGTATAALGAKAVNNQVVATAEAAAAAVRRELGSGIDPGSIRENIEDYLDKLRPPEFDVSKIRSDFENLLNDPQLKAIAGTPDIRNIDRQKFIELVSSRTDLSKKDVTRIADTLYKVWQQVVSQHSPTEDRMGELMDYLKSLPAGQSKTDELNAKLDRLVAETRGSKEADQKASTGPIQSTLQQGLSALTGIVLGRTDLSDLDVEKILGSLTTAKDKVTQQADKLGLPTPSQPYSPIRSDVENYLYNTYAWQLSPEKIAQEFRDVIYDPAADPGIVRRELERLSRNDFVKILQQRGLLTQTQIQRIADRLEIVRKDVLVTVTGIEEREIVQDLQRAVESYLLVTPKTDLTPVGIEQKFKPLLQDPDADYETLTLRLAHIERQEIREILLERNDVQLYEVDSILDELEKQRDRVLVESKGLAEQAQYQAETLWLNVESYLRNTGKSELNPDAIRAEFKKLLEDPQAGITSIRARLSRFDRDTLVQLLSQRQDLSEDQVNQIINAAEESWHNIRHTPQAVVDKAKEQYDSVTTTIADYLRNTGKQELNPEGIQRDLSKLFENPKEGASALRRRLSQLDRDTLVKLLSQRQDLSEQQVNEIIDSTQTSIRNFVRAPRRLATRTQQRAETFKAYLEEYLRQTGKEELNPEGIKRDLQLLLHDPRVGVESFSDRLSHFDRSTIIALLKIREDMSDEEAARIADNIVSVRDQFVEQVRNIQRGIQDAIDGVFARIRNYLNSLDRPELNYDSIKRDVRTFFDDPQAGFDALRDRLSSFDRETLVAIMSSREDISEEDANRIIDQIERARNTVLQRAERIQQEAQRRLEQVKHQAQRQAEETRKAAATAAWWLFATASVSAVFSALGGALAARP, from the coding sequence ATGTTCCAAAGTACGGAAATCATGCTGGGACTCTACAAACCACTATTGTGGTTAGCACAAGTTCCAGTAGATCCCTCAAACGTCACGCCAGCACAGGCATCGGTTTTGACTTCTGGGCCACGCTTTTTTGTGGCCTTAATCTCCGGCGTGATCCTAGCCTTTGCTTTCCAATTAGTTCTAACTAATCTCTCCCTTGCAGCCGGTATTTCCTATCTGGGGCACTCATCTGACTCGGATTCAGATTCTGGGGAAGCGGGAAGTTTGGGCGGCAGCATTCGCAAAATCGGCACGGCAGTAGGTATTTGGACGTTAGTCACTGTAACGATCGCTTTATTAATTGCCTGTTTCCTGGCAGTAAAATTGAGCCTTGTAATCTTAGATCCAGGCTTAGGAGCAATTCTCGGTTTGGTAATTTGGGGTGCTTACTTTTTACTTCTCGTTTGGGTAAGTTCCACTACCGTGGGTTCCTTAATTGGCTCAGTCGTAAATACAGCAACTTCTGGTTTTCAGGCGATTATGGGTACAGCTACAGCCGCGCTAGGCGCGAAAGCTGTCAATAACCAAGTTGTCGCTACAGCTGAAGCCGCCGCCGCCGCCGTCCGCCGAGAACTAGGAAGCGGCATCGACCCTGGAAGTATTCGGGAAAACATAGAAGATTATTTAGATAAGCTGCGTCCACCAGAGTTCGATGTGTCGAAAATTCGGAGTGATTTTGAAAATTTACTCAACGATCCCCAATTAAAAGCGATCGCAGGGACTCCAGATATTCGCAACATTGACCGCCAAAAGTTTATCGAGTTAGTTAGCAGCCGCACTGATCTTTCCAAAAAAGATGTTACCCGTATTGCTGATACCTTATATAAGGTTTGGCAACAGGTAGTAAGTCAGCATTCACCCACCGAAGACCGGATGGGTGAGTTAATGGATTATCTGAAATCACTTCCAGCAGGACAAAGTAAGACAGATGAACTTAACGCCAAGCTGGATCGATTAGTTGCAGAAACACGTGGTTCCAAAGAAGCTGACCAAAAGGCATCTACTGGGCCAATTCAAAGTACACTCCAGCAAGGACTATCCGCCTTAACCGGCATTGTGTTGGGACGCACAGATTTATCTGATTTGGATGTGGAAAAAATCTTGGGTAGCCTTACCACTGCCAAAGATAAAGTCACCCAACAAGCAGATAAGTTAGGTTTGCCAACACCATCACAACCCTATAGCCCAATTCGATCTGATGTCGAAAACTACCTGTACAACACTTATGCTTGGCAACTAAGCCCAGAAAAAATTGCCCAAGAATTTCGTGATGTCATTTATGACCCAGCAGCTGACCCTGGAATAGTCCGCAGAGAATTAGAAAGATTATCACGCAATGATTTCGTCAAAATTCTGCAACAACGGGGACTACTTACCCAAACTCAAATTCAGCGCATTGCAGATCGGCTAGAAATTGTCCGCAAAGATGTGCTGGTGACAGTTACAGGTATCGAAGAAAGAGAGATAGTCCAAGACTTGCAACGCGCAGTAGAAAGTTATCTGCTCGTTACCCCGAAAACAGATTTGACTCCTGTTGGCATTGAGCAGAAATTTAAACCATTGTTGCAAGACCCAGATGCAGATTATGAAACCCTGACATTGCGACTGGCGCACATTGAACGTCAAGAAATCCGGGAGATATTGCTAGAACGTAATGATGTTCAGCTATATGAAGTAGACAGCATTCTGGATGAATTGGAAAAACAACGCGATCGCGTCTTGGTAGAATCCAAAGGATTAGCTGAACAAGCACAATATCAAGCAGAAACTCTGTGGTTAAATGTAGAATCATATCTGCGTAACACCGGAAAATCAGAACTGAATCCTGATGCCATCCGTGCGGAGTTCAAAAAGCTATTAGAAGATCCTCAAGCTGGAATTACCTCAATTCGGGCGCGGTTGTCTCGCTTTGACCGCGATACCTTGGTGCAATTATTGAGTCAGCGCCAAGATTTGAGTGAAGATCAAGTTAATCAAATCATCAATGCGGCTGAAGAGTCATGGCATAACATTCGCCACACACCTCAAGCTGTAGTGGATAAAGCCAAAGAACAATACGACTCTGTTACCACCACGATCGCAGATTATCTACGGAATACTGGTAAACAAGAACTCAATCCTGAAGGCATTCAGCGAGATTTGAGCAAATTGTTTGAAAATCCCAAAGAGGGAGCCAGCGCACTACGCCGTCGATTGTCGCAGTTAGACCGAGATACACTGGTGAAGTTGCTCAGTCAACGTCAAGATTTGAGCGAACAACAAGTCAATGAAATCATTGATTCTACACAAACTTCGATTCGTAACTTTGTACGTGCGCCTCGTCGTTTAGCTACTCGTACACAGCAAAGAGCAGAAACATTCAAAGCTTATCTAGAAGAGTATCTGCGCCAAACTGGTAAAGAAGAACTCAATCCTGAAGGTATCAAACGCGACTTGCAATTACTCTTGCACGATCCGCGAGTGGGGGTAGAAAGTTTTAGCGATCGCCTTTCCCATTTTGACCGTTCTACAATCATCGCCCTGCTGAAGATTCGGGAAGATATGTCTGATGAAGAAGCAGCGCGGATTGCCGATAACATTGTCTCCGTCAGGGATCAATTTGTAGAACAAGTGCGGAATATCCAACGAGGCATTCAAGATGCAATTGATGGAGTTTTCGCCCGCATCCGCAACTATCTTAACTCCCTGGATCGTCCGGAACTAAATTACGATAGTATCAAGCGCGATGTCCGCACATTTTTTGACGATCCTCAAGCAGGATTTGATGCCCTGCGCGATCGCTTATCTTCTTTTGATCGTGAAACTTTAGTAGCAATTATGAGTTCTCGTGAGGACATCTCTGAGGAAGA
- a CDS encoding high light inducible protein, with translation MATQETRSSTDLPPVAPEYNGVDRNAFLFGWTPQAEIWNGRLAAIGFLAYLLWDLAGYSVLRDVLHLIGY, from the coding sequence ATGGCAACTCAAGAAACTCGGTCTTCTACTGATTTACCACCTGTTGCACCAGAATACAACGGTGTAGACCGCAACGCTTTTCTGTTTGGCTGGACTCCTCAAGCCGAAATTTGGAATGGTCGTTTGGCAGCAATTGGTTTTCTCGCCTATTTGCTTTGGGATTTAGCTGGTTATAGTGTTCTGCGCGACGTACTGCACTTAATTGGCTACTAA
- a CDS encoding high light inducible protein: METRSSTDLSPKAYNGVDRNAFLFGWTPQAEIWNGRLAAIGFLAYLLWDIAGYSVLRDVLHLISY, from the coding sequence ATGGAAACTCGATCTTCTACTGATTTATCACCTAAAGCCTACAATGGTGTAGACCGCAATGCTTTTCTCTTTGGTTGGACACCCCAAGCTGAAATTTGGAATGGTCGTTTGGCAGCAATTGGTTTTCTCGCCTATTTGCTTTGGGATATAGCTGGCTATAGTGTCTTACGCGATGTATTGCACCTAATTAGCTATTAA
- a CDS encoding universal stress protein, translating to MLARLQSATGRDDLIEQMVLVPEPKKYFSKEPQKAKAVNLIVAYDASPNSHTALDIAFWIAHQTRLATNAEVTVQAVYVVEDNQSSEYPNILNFPQKLSLECQISEVSKSVTRVLTQPKLQTVVTPLQQADIILWQARSLAEEWQGSFKSHLRFGSICAELRQVVESEAADILFLGCKSVNHPMIEGLGSNFPCAVLGIPSCIDE from the coding sequence ATGTTAGCACGTCTGCAAAGTGCCACAGGTCGAGATGACTTAATTGAACAAATGGTACTAGTGCCAGAACCAAAAAAATACTTTTCTAAAGAACCTCAAAAAGCAAAAGCAGTTAATTTAATTGTTGCTTATGACGCATCTCCTAACAGTCATACGGCGCTAGATATTGCTTTCTGGATTGCCCATCAAACTCGTTTAGCTACTAATGCAGAAGTTACAGTTCAAGCTGTTTATGTAGTAGAAGACAATCAAAGCAGTGAATATCCAAATATCTTAAACTTTCCACAAAAGCTATCATTAGAATGTCAAATCAGTGAAGTATCAAAGTCTGTTACACGAGTATTAACTCAACCCAAATTGCAGACAGTGGTAACTCCACTACAACAAGCAGATATAATTCTCTGGCAAGCCCGAAGTCTAGCTGAAGAATGGCAAGGTTCTTTTAAATCTCATTTGCGATTTGGTAGCATTTGTGCAGAACTTCGCCAAGTTGTTGAATCAGAAGCTGCCGATATTCTATTTCTCGGTTGCAAATCTGTTAATCACCCGATGATTGAGGGATTAGGTTCTAATTTTCCCTGCGCTGTTTTGGGTATTCCCAGTTGTATTGATGAATAA
- a CDS encoding ABC transporter ATP-binding protein, producing the protein MEYTSLPINTQTGVLPRTGFLEIENLVKSYPTPDKDNFVVLDGVNLTIGEDEYISVIGHSGCGKSTLLKIIAGLEKATSGSVRLDGKEIRQPGAERMMVFQNYSLLPWLTVRENIRLAVDEVLKNANRAEKISIVNEHLAMVNLTAAADKYPDEISGGMKQRVGIARALAIRPKMLLMDEPFGALDALTRGKLQRQVLDIWESNRQAVMMITHDVDEAIYMSDRIVLMTNGPSASIGEILEVPFEHPRDRAAMRNSKEYFELRNHALNFLDRYFAQDE; encoded by the coding sequence ATGGAATATACCTCATTACCTATTAATACCCAGACCGGAGTTCTTCCCCGCACTGGATTTTTAGAAATTGAAAATTTAGTCAAGTCTTATCCGACACCTGATAAAGATAACTTTGTCGTTTTAGATGGAGTTAATCTAACGATTGGTGAAGATGAATATATTTCTGTAATTGGTCACTCTGGTTGCGGGAAATCAACCCTATTAAAGATAATAGCTGGTTTAGAAAAAGCTACTTCCGGATCAGTTCGGCTTGATGGAAAAGAAATCCGTCAGCCAGGAGCTGAGCGGATGATGGTATTTCAGAACTATTCATTGTTACCTTGGTTAACAGTACGAGAGAATATCCGTTTAGCTGTTGATGAAGTGCTAAAAAATGCTAATCGGGCTGAGAAAATTAGCATTGTAAATGAACACTTGGCAATGGTAAACTTGACGGCGGCGGCTGACAAATATCCTGATGAAATCTCTGGAGGTATGAAACAACGAGTAGGTATTGCCAGAGCTTTAGCAATTCGTCCTAAAATGTTGCTGATGGATGAACCTTTTGGGGCACTTGATGCGCTAACTCGTGGCAAATTGCAACGGCAGGTATTGGATATTTGGGAAAGTAATCGTCAAGCAGTGATGATGATTACCCACGATGTAGACGAAGCAATTTATATGTCCGATCGCATCGTCTTGATGACCAATGGACCATCTGCTAGTATAGGAGAGATCTTAGAAGTTCCTTTTGAGCATCCGCGCGATCGCGCTGCCATGCGAAACTCAAAAGAATATTTTGAACTCCGCAACCACGCCTTAAATTTCCTCGATCGCTATTTTGCCCAAGACGAGTAA
- a CDS encoding ABC transporter substrate-binding protein — MGDINWTRRDFIKGIGATTTGIALSSCGISGDRSAKGLTEEALAVQPVIRSQDLEKSDLTVGYVPVNDCAPFAIAWKKGFFRKYGLNVTLNREASWATSRDGLIFGRLDAAPVVSGAVTNARIGAEGARHAPLCAAMTIHRHGNAMTMNKAMWDFGLRPWYEYQEKYGDGALEAFGRDFRAYFDKQPPENRVWAVVLSSAIYEYFVRYLSAAAGVDPLKEFRVIIVPPPQMVTNVRIGAMQAYMVAEPWNTRAITGNENIGFTFAQGKEVWLGHPDRLLGVMESFIDKYPKTYRSLVKAMIEACQYCSKAENRQEVAELLTERSFTGAKPKKKDAPIAKFTSPGILGNYNYGGFDGKDRTIKAADTTIFFDIPDNLPKQPGEHSTFLWRSRSLWLMTQAARWGQIKKLPKNAEKIAEQGWRTDLYREIASEMGIKCPKDDYKVEPPEVFIDKKGFDPSDPVGYLNSFAIRANAPTNFFMS, encoded by the coding sequence ATGGGTGATATAAACTGGACTCGACGAGATTTTATCAAAGGAATAGGAGCAACCACAACCGGAATAGCGCTGTCCTCCTGTGGAATTTCAGGAGATAGATCCGCAAAAGGATTAACAGAAGAAGCCTTAGCTGTACAACCAGTAATTAGATCGCAAGACTTAGAAAAATCCGACCTTACTGTTGGTTACGTTCCCGTTAATGATTGTGCGCCATTTGCGATCGCCTGGAAAAAAGGTTTCTTCCGCAAATATGGTTTGAACGTTACACTCAACCGCGAGGCCAGTTGGGCTACCTCCCGCGACGGTTTAATTTTTGGTCGTCTAGATGCTGCACCCGTCGTATCTGGTGCTGTCACCAACGCCAGAATTGGAGCCGAAGGCGCACGGCACGCCCCCTTGTGTGCGGCCATGACCATTCACCGCCACGGTAACGCCATGACTATGAATAAAGCCATGTGGGACTTTGGGCTGCGTCCGTGGTATGAATATCAAGAAAAATATGGCGATGGTGCTTTAGAAGCCTTTGGACGCGATTTTCGAGCCTACTTTGACAAGCAACCGCCAGAAAACAGAGTTTGGGCGGTAGTATTAAGTTCCGCCATTTACGAATATTTTGTCCGCTACTTATCCGCCGCCGCCGGAGTCGATCCTTTAAAAGAGTTTCGCGTCATCATCGTTCCGCCACCGCAAATGGTGACAAACGTGCGGATTGGTGCAATGCAAGCTTACATGGTTGCAGAACCCTGGAATACACGAGCAATAACAGGCAACGAAAACATCGGTTTTACCTTTGCACAAGGCAAAGAAGTCTGGTTAGGACACCCAGATCGACTTTTAGGGGTGATGGAATCTTTCATCGATAAATATCCCAAAACCTATCGTTCCCTAGTCAAGGCGATGATTGAAGCTTGCCAATATTGCAGCAAAGCAGAAAACCGCCAAGAAGTAGCCGAACTGCTCACAGAACGTTCCTTTACAGGTGCAAAACCCAAAAAGAAAGATGCCCCAATTGCGAAATTTACAAGTCCGGGAATTCTCGGAAACTACAACTATGGCGGCTTTGATGGTAAAGACCGTACCATCAAAGCTGCTGACACCACGATTTTCTTCGATATTCCTGACAACCTTCCCAAACAGCCAGGAGAACACTCAACATTCTTATGGAGATCGAGAAGTCTCTGGTTGATGACACAAGCAGCGCGATGGGGACAAATAAAAAAATTACCCAAAAATGCTGAAAAAATAGCCGAACAAGGCTGGAGAACAGATTTATATCGGGAGATAGCATCTGAAATGGGCATCAAATGTCCCAAGGATGATTACAAGGTCGAACCACCAGAAGTATTTATAGATAAGAAAGGCTTCGACCCCAGCGATCCTGTGGGCTATCTGAATAGTTTTGCTATCAGGGCTAATGCTCCCACAAACTTTTTCATGTCTTAA
- the ntrB gene encoding nitrate ABC transporter permease, whose amino-acid sequence MIFQLNFAVIAAIATQAAWKKTKPVILRDVFILPVLGFLGIILLWWIIALANHELMPTPPEALIANLDYILNPFYQRGPGNLGIGWLLIASLRRVLLGFLLGAVVAIPLGFLIGMSRSAMLALNPIIQIFKPVSPLAWLPIALAIFNLADPSAIFVIFITSLWPTIINTALGVSSVPKDYLDVARVLEMPRWRRITKIIWPASLPYIFTGLRISLGIAWLVIVAVEMLTGGIGIGFFVWDEWSRLNLSSVFLAVFIIGLTGLILDYAVGKIEELVTHRPKTSN is encoded by the coding sequence ATGATATTTCAACTAAATTTTGCTGTGATCGCTGCGATCGCAACACAAGCTGCGTGGAAAAAGACAAAACCTGTCATCCTCAGAGATGTATTTATCCTACCTGTATTAGGCTTCTTGGGAATCATCTTATTGTGGTGGATTATTGCACTTGCCAACCATGAATTGATGCCCACCCCACCAGAAGCACTAATCGCCAATCTTGACTACATCTTAAATCCCTTCTACCAAAGAGGCCCAGGTAACTTAGGAATTGGTTGGTTGCTGATTGCAAGTCTGCGTCGGGTATTACTAGGTTTTTTATTAGGTGCGGTAGTAGCCATTCCTCTGGGTTTTCTCATTGGGATGTCCAGATCGGCAATGCTAGCGCTCAATCCCATCATTCAAATTTTTAAACCTGTATCGCCATTAGCTTGGTTGCCCATCGCCTTAGCAATTTTCAATTTAGCAGATCCTTCAGCCATTTTTGTAATTTTCATTACCTCCCTATGGCCGACAATTATTAATACCGCTTTAGGAGTTTCTAGCGTTCCTAAAGATTATTTGGATGTAGCACGAGTTCTAGAAATGCCTCGTTGGAGGCGGATTACCAAAATCATTTGGCCTGCAAGTTTACCGTATATTTTTACAGGTTTGCGAATTAGTTTAGGCATCGCTTGGCTAGTAATCGTTGCCGTAGAAATGCTTACAGGCGGTATTGGTATCGGCTTCTTTGTGTGGGATGAATGGAGTCGTTTAAACTTGAGTTCAGTCTTTTTAGCTGTGTTCATAATTGGCTTAACTGGCTTAATTTTGGATTACGCTGTGGGCAAAATCGAAGAATTAGTAACCCATCGCCCGAAAACTTCCAACTAA
- a CDS encoding HAMP domain-containing sensor histidine kinase, with the protein MDFSQVLAEKADTILDKWVTAVRKDRRIESADDLSYTAVKDHIPDVLQAMVTVLSKSQDNDIQSIVTASFQHGAIRAEQGFDPAEIAREYHLLRTVIFDAIQADLLKGTPLDIIRSMRLIDAIIDEAIARCFKSYVDERLRELQQLQLSLTLHNEELTRLMSANQEYLSQLAHELKHPLTSIIGYSDLFLRQQRRKTQIKDTSANLEHIERVLRNGRQLLHLINDVLELSRYEAGQIKLQLAPTDVRELINNVCEMLEPLAAGKNLKILVDCDRAPKELITDPFQCQQIITNLISNAIRYTESGTIIIMCQVLDRERCAIAVCDTGIGIASENQAQIFEPYFRVSSSDRPYLPDSTGLGLAIVSRLVKLLQGTINLVSEVEVGSTFTVILPLEIES; encoded by the coding sequence ATGGATTTTAGTCAAGTACTGGCTGAAAAAGCGGACACCATCCTCGATAAATGGGTTACAGCAGTTCGCAAGGATAGACGGATTGAAAGTGCTGATGACCTATCTTATACAGCAGTAAAAGATCATATCCCTGATGTTTTACAAGCAATGGTAACAGTGCTTTCAAAATCTCAGGATAATGATATTCAGTCGATAGTTACTGCTAGTTTTCAGCATGGAGCTATTCGAGCAGAACAAGGTTTTGACCCAGCAGAAATTGCCAGAGAATATCATCTGCTGCGAACGGTAATATTTGATGCCATACAAGCAGATTTATTAAAGGGAACACCTTTAGATATAATTCGTTCTATGCGTTTGATTGACGCTATCATAGACGAAGCGATCGCTCGGTGTTTTAAGAGTTATGTTGACGAACGCTTGCGAGAATTACAGCAATTGCAATTATCACTAACGCTGCATAATGAAGAACTTACGCGCTTAATGAGCGCCAATCAAGAGTATCTTTCGCAACTAGCCCATGAATTGAAACATCCTCTAACTTCAATTATTGGTTACTCGGATCTGTTTTTACGCCAACAACGACGCAAGACACAGATAAAAGACACCTCAGCCAATTTAGAACATATTGAGCGGGTACTACGTAACGGTAGACAATTACTTCATCTAATTAACGATGTATTAGAACTTTCCCGCTATGAAGCAGGACAGATAAAACTTCAACTAGCACCCACAGATGTGCGTGAATTAATCAATAATGTCTGTGAAATGTTGGAACCTTTAGCTGCTGGGAAAAATTTAAAAATCTTAGTAGATTGCGATCGCGCCCCCAAAGAATTAATCACAGATCCTTTTCAATGCCAACAGATTATTACAAATCTTATTAGTAATGCAATTCGCTATACAGAGTCGGGGACAATTATTATAATGTGTCAGGTATTGGATAGGGAAAGATGCGCGATCGCAGTTTGTGACACTGGAATTGGCATTGCATCAGAAAACCAAGCCCAGATATTTGAACCCTACTTTCGGGTTAGTTCTAGCGATCGTCCTTATCTACCCGATAGTACAGGATTGGGGTTAGCGATCGTTTCGCGTTTAGTAAAACTACTCCAAGGTACAATTAACTTAGTTTCTGAGGTGGAAGTTGGTTCTACTTTCACGGTAATTTTGCCTTTAGAAATAGAGAGTTGA
- the rnc gene encoding ribonuclease III produces the protein MHKLLIFHNEKLLRQALTHRSYVHENPGEGEHNERLEFLGDALLNFLSGEYLYSCHSEMGEDELTRRRSALVDEKQLAKFAEEVGLDFRMRLGKGAIRDGGYQNPNLLSSTFEAVLGAYYLDNDSNIETVRAIVEPLFDSVDPKHIVVSRSNVDSKNRFQEWVQRNVTPNPPKYFTEQIGGPSHAPEFIAKVLVDGKIYGEGKGRNKKDAEKAAAEDALAKLKKQGLL, from the coding sequence ATGCATAAACTTCTAATATTTCATAATGAAAAACTTCTACGACAAGCACTTACCCACCGTTCTTATGTCCATGAAAACCCCGGAGAAGGCGAACACAATGAACGGCTAGAATTTCTAGGTGATGCTTTGCTGAATTTCTTAAGTGGCGAGTATCTATATAGTTGTCACTCAGAAATGGGAGAAGATGAATTAACACGACGGCGTTCGGCGTTGGTAGATGAGAAACAATTAGCAAAGTTCGCTGAGGAGGTAGGTTTAGACTTTAGGATGCGGTTAGGAAAAGGTGCAATTAGAGATGGAGGCTACCAAAACCCTAATTTGCTCAGTAGCACCTTTGAAGCTGTACTTGGTGCTTACTATTTGGATAATGATTCCAATATTGAAACAGTTAGGGCAATTGTAGAACCACTATTTGATTCTGTAGATCCTAAACATATAGTTGTGTCTCGTTCTAATGTAGACTCAAAAAATCGCTTTCAAGAATGGGTGCAACGTAATGTTACTCCAAATCCCCCCAAATATTTTACAGAACAAATAGGAGGCCCTTCTCACGCGCCTGAATTTATCGCCAAAGTATTGGTAGATGGAAAAATTTACGGCGAAGGTAAGGGACGCAATAAAAAAGATGCAGAGAAAGCTGCTGCTGAAGATGCACTAGCTAAGTTAAAAAAACAAGGTTTGTTGTAA
- a CDS encoding NYN domain-containing protein, with amino-acid sequence MPHVNQSSNRQTNQQQLKLGIYCDFQNVYLSPELASSLLAFASARGSLISRKVYYNSLFENQASAKEYLQRIGFKCEDVTCSLKNSADNQLKSDLIDDVYNNQSPDIFILVSGDGDFANPVQFLQDKDKNVIIFSQRGNVKQRLKNLANEFHFVDELPQLVVKNTQPKNACIEFDITYNETIEYLIEAINTALVQKKRTGFGYINNLMSKLFPKYQGVSSIYVPDANKFKSFGQFVDAVVRDGKVQKQGHELFLIA; translated from the coding sequence ATGCCACACGTTAATCAATCTTCCAATAGACAAACAAACCAGCAGCAACTAAAGCTTGGTATCTATTGCGATTTTCAAAACGTTTATTTAAGTCCAGAGCTAGCAAGTTCATTGCTGGCTTTTGCCAGCGCAAGGGGGAGTTTAATTAGTAGAAAAGTCTACTACAATTCATTATTTGAAAACCAAGCTTCTGCAAAAGAGTATCTACAACGCATTGGTTTTAAATGTGAAGATGTTACTTGCTCTTTAAAGAACAGCGCAGACAATCAACTTAAATCTGATTTAATTGATGATGTATATAACAATCAGTCTCCAGATATTTTCATCCTTGTATCAGGAGATGGTGACTTTGCAAACCCAGTTCAATTTCTGCAAGATAAAGATAAAAATGTCATAATTTTCTCACAAAGAGGTAATGTAAAACAAAGGCTGAAAAACCTTGCTAATGAATTTCACTTTGTAGATGAATTACCTCAATTAGTTGTCAAAAATACTCAGCCTAAAAATGCTTGCATTGAGTTTGATATTACCTACAATGAGACTATAGAGTATCTGATTGAAGCTATCAATACTGCATTAGTCCAAAAAAAACGTACAGGATTTGGCTATATTAACAACTTGATGAGTAAGCTATTCCCTAAATATCAAGGAGTTTCCTCAATATACGTACCTGATGCTAATAAGTTTAAAAGCTTTGGTCAGTTTGTTGATGCTGTGGTAAGAGATGGTAAAGTCCAAAAACAAGGACATGAATTGTTTTTAATTGCTTAG
- a CDS encoding Uma2 family endonuclease codes for MSIAQAKRFTLDEYHRLGELGFFHEDDHIELINGEIIEMASKGKAHETCLRNLWKQLPKIVGDRATLQSQAPITLPPNSEPEPDFAIVQNRDDNYLSSHPKPTDVLLVMEVSDSSLAYDQDVKIPLYAKAGITNYWIFNLFDNYLECYSEPYQDSQSKYGYSNKRIFLSNEVIDFPCFPDLSLDLAKVFPPKLNS; via the coding sequence ATGAGTATTGCTCAGGCTAAACGCTTCACACTAGATGAATACCACAGGCTTGGAGAATTGGGCTTTTTCCATGAAGATGACCACATTGAATTAATTAACGGGGAAATTATTGAAATGGCATCCAAAGGTAAAGCCCATGAAACTTGTTTAAGGAATTTATGGAAACAACTCCCAAAGATTGTAGGAGATAGGGCAACTTTGCAATCTCAAGCCCCGATTACTTTACCACCTAACAGTGAACCTGAACCAGATTTTGCCATTGTTCAAAACCGAGATGATAATTATCTCTCATCTCACCCTAAACCGACTGATGTGTTATTGGTGATGGAAGTTTCCGATTCTTCTTTAGCTTATGACCAAGATGTGAAAATCCCTCTCTATGCTAAAGCGGGTATTACTAATTATTGGATATTCAATTTATTTGATAATTATTTGGAATGTTACAGTGAACCATATCAGGATAGTCAAAGCAAATATGGTTATTCCAATAAGCGAATTTTCTTGTCAAATGAGGTAATAGATTTTCCCTGCTTCCCTGATTTATCTCTTGATTTAGCTAAGGTGTTTCCGCCAAAGCTGAATTCTTAA